A window of the Pseudomonas gozinkensis genome harbors these coding sequences:
- a CDS encoding ubiquinone biosynthesis accessory factor UbiJ has protein sequence MLLTGLLASVELGLNRVLRLDSTALPRLAHLTGKVIAVDCRSPALQLFILPSDEGLMLASRWETGVDCTLRAPASSLVKLALSKDKTAVLHAPEVELDGDSGVLLELAGVLQDLELDWEYELSRWLGPVATQLVGGHLRSRARWYQQGFASLNQNLAEYLAEESRTLVGQREAEARFSELDRIKLDLERLEARFERLSRSLDPSDNA, from the coding sequence ATGCTGCTGACCGGGCTGCTCGCCAGCGTCGAACTCGGCCTGAACCGCGTGCTGCGTCTCGACAGCACGGCGCTGCCGCGACTGGCGCACCTGACCGGCAAAGTGATTGCCGTGGATTGCCGCAGCCCGGCGCTGCAACTGTTCATCCTGCCGAGCGACGAAGGCCTGATGCTGGCGTCCCGTTGGGAAACCGGCGTCGACTGCACCCTGCGCGCCCCGGCCTCGAGCCTGGTGAAACTGGCCCTGAGCAAGGACAAGACCGCGGTGCTGCACGCACCGGAAGTCGAACTCGACGGCGACAGCGGCGTGCTGCTGGAGCTGGCGGGCGTGCTGCAGGACCTCGAGCTGGACTGGGAGTACGAACTCTCGCGCTGGCTCGGCCCGGTCGCCACGCAACTGGTCGGTGGTCACCTGCGCAGCCGCGCCCGCTGGTATCAACAAGGATTTGCCAGCCTCAACCAGAACCTCGCCGAATACCTGGCCGAAGAATCGCGCACCCTCGTCGGGCAACGCGAAGCCGAAGCCCGTTTCAGCGAACTGGACCGGATCAAACTCGATCTGGAACGTCTCGAGGCGCGCTTCGAGCGCCTTTCCCGATCCCTCGACCCAAGCGATAACGCATGA
- the ubiE gene encoding bifunctional demethylmenaquinone methyltransferase/2-methoxy-6-polyprenyl-1,4-benzoquinol methylase UbiE, with protein sequence MTDQRKGSDAEPTTHFGFKNVPESQKAEKVAEVFHSVAAKYDLMNDLLSGGMHRLWKRFAIELSGVRAGNRVLDIAGGTGDLTKKFSHLVGPTGQVVLADINESMLKVGRDRLLDVGVSGNVEFVQADAEKLPFPDNHFDCVTIAFGLRNVTHKEDALRSMLRVLKPGGRLLVLEFSKPTNALMSKAYDAYSFAFMPLMGKLITNDSESYRYLAESIRMHPNQETLKSMMVDAGFDRVTYHNMTAGIVALHRGIKP encoded by the coding sequence ATGACTGATCAGCGCAAAGGCAGCGATGCCGAACCCACCACTCACTTCGGCTTCAAAAACGTTCCGGAAAGCCAGAAAGCGGAAAAAGTCGCTGAGGTGTTCCACTCCGTGGCCGCCAAGTACGACCTGATGAACGACCTTCTGTCGGGCGGCATGCACCGTCTGTGGAAGCGCTTCGCAATCGAACTGTCGGGCGTGCGCGCCGGCAACCGCGTGCTGGACATCGCCGGCGGCACCGGCGACCTCACCAAAAAATTCTCGCACCTGGTCGGCCCGACCGGTCAGGTGGTGCTGGCCGACATCAACGAATCCATGCTCAAGGTCGGTCGTGACCGCCTGCTGGATGTCGGCGTGTCCGGCAATGTCGAGTTCGTCCAGGCCGACGCTGAAAAACTGCCGTTCCCGGACAACCATTTCGACTGCGTGACGATCGCCTTCGGCCTGCGCAACGTGACGCACAAGGAAGACGCCCTGCGCTCGATGCTGCGCGTACTCAAGCCGGGCGGCCGCCTGCTGGTGCTGGAATTCTCCAAGCCGACCAACGCGCTGATGTCCAAAGCCTACGACGCCTACTCGTTCGCCTTCATGCCGCTGATGGGCAAGCTGATCACCAACGACTCGGAAAGCTATCGCTACCTGGCCGAATCGATCCGCATGCACCCGAATCAGGAAACCCTGAAGTCGATGATGGTCGACGCCGGTTTCGACCGCGTGACCTATCACAACATGACCGCAGGCATTGTCGCCCTGCACCGCGGCATCAAACCCTGA
- a CDS encoding polyhydroxyalkanoic acid system family protein yields MAHISVERAHSLGKEAAREKADKLAQKLSDQYGLEPQWSGDVLNLKRSGVKGAVHVAEDSIRVDVELGLMMSAMSGMIKAEIEKALDKALV; encoded by the coding sequence ATGGCCCATATCAGTGTTGAGCGTGCCCACAGCCTGGGCAAGGAAGCGGCCCGCGAGAAAGCCGACAAACTGGCGCAGAAACTCTCCGATCAATATGGCCTGGAGCCGCAGTGGTCGGGCGATGTCCTGAACCTCAAGCGTTCGGGCGTGAAGGGCGCGGTGCATGTGGCCGAGGATTCGATCCGGGTGGACGTGGAACTGGGCCTGATGATGTCGGCCATGAGCGGCATGATCAAAGCCGAGATCGAAAAGGCGCTCGACAAAGCCTTGGTCTGA